The Methylomusa anaerophila genome has a segment encoding these proteins:
- a CDS encoding CoB--CoM heterodisulfide reductase iron-sulfur subunit B family protein: MKLGYYPGCSLHSTAEEYNLATEAVFSALGLELAELQEWNCCGATAGHSTDRFLALALPLRNLVIAEAEQQKELVLPCAACYNLVKAADHYVREGTPEAKEANEELKSIMGSSYSGNVHVTHPLEVIMRKEFIGKVGEKVKKPLNGLKLVPYYGCLLTRPTYVAFDDVEQPQAMDQLMKLIGADVKKWSYKTDCCGGSLTIPRTDIVYEITKNLVTEAQRAGADAIVTACPLCQMTLETRQKEIEKPIPIFFFTELLGISFGHPDARKWMKKHIIDPIPLLTSLQLL; encoded by the coding sequence ATGAAATTAGGCTATTATCCGGGATGTTCACTTCACTCCACGGCGGAAGAGTATAATCTGGCAACTGAGGCCGTATTTAGCGCCTTAGGGCTGGAACTGGCCGAACTTCAGGAGTGGAATTGCTGCGGGGCTACCGCCGGACACTCCACCGACCGTTTTCTCGCCCTTGCTTTGCCCCTTAGAAATCTAGTCATCGCTGAAGCCGAACAGCAAAAGGAACTGGTCCTGCCATGCGCCGCCTGCTATAACCTTGTAAAAGCCGCTGACCATTATGTGCGCGAAGGCACTCCGGAAGCCAAGGAAGCTAACGAAGAGCTGAAAAGCATAATGGGATCGTCCTATAGCGGTAACGTCCATGTTACTCATCCGCTGGAAGTTATCATGAGAAAAGAATTTATTGGCAAAGTCGGCGAGAAGGTGAAAAAACCTCTCAACGGTCTCAAGCTTGTTCCGTATTATGGTTGTCTGCTTACCAGACCCACGTATGTTGCTTTTGACGATGTGGAGCAGCCGCAGGCAATGGATCAATTGATGAAATTGATTGGTGCCGACGTAAAAAAGTGGTCATACAAGACTGACTGTTGTGGCGGTAGCTTAACGATACCGCGTACCGACATCGTTTATGAGATAACCAAAAACTTGGTAACTGAGGCCCAGCGTGCGGGTGCCGACGCCATTGTAACCGCCTGTCCGTTATGTCAGATGACTCTGGAAACCCGGCAGAAAGAAATAGAAAAACCGATCCCGATATTCTTCTTCACCGAATTGCTGGGGATCAGTTTCGGACATCCTGACGCAAGAAAATGGATGAAGAAACATATTATTGATCCCATACCGCTCTTGACATCATTGCAGTTGTTGTAA
- a CDS encoding 4Fe-4S dicluster domain-containing protein has translation MSTVNQSAKTGKTSFCREIEGKSHQNIQACYQCMKCAGGCPLNFAMDHNNYEILRMIQLGEKDKVYKSNTPWLCVGCKTCAVRCPNGIDTSKVMDTIKMETIAEDKIPASHFNIKLFYELFLDSMKGFPVIGGEGRGYEAGLMGLYKFCTGTFLADMDLALKMGMRNKMPILPHNALKRRKGEIKKIFQRAKEKKAR, from the coding sequence ATGTCAACGGTGAATCAATCTGCTAAAACGGGTAAGACTTCTTTTTGCCGGGAAATCGAGGGAAAGTCTCATCAGAACATCCAAGCCTGTTATCAATGCATGAAATGCGCTGGCGGGTGTCCGCTGAACTTTGCCATGGACCATAACAACTACGAGATTCTGCGCATGATCCAGCTGGGGGAAAAAGATAAGGTGTATAAGAGCAATACCCCCTGGTTGTGTGTTGGGTGTAAAACTTGCGCGGTTCGCTGCCCTAACGGTATCGATACGTCCAAGGTTATGGATACGATTAAAATGGAAACCATTGCCGAAGACAAAATTCCTGCCAGTCATTTCAATATTAAACTATTCTACGAGTTGTTTCTTGATTCCATGAAAGGATTCCCGGTGATCGGCGGCGAAGGCCGCGGTTATGAAGCTGGACTCATGGGACTTTACAAGTTTTGTACAGGGACTTTTCTGGCGGACATGGACCTTGCATTAAAAATGGGCATGCGCAACAAGATGCCAATACTACCTCATAATGCGCTTAAGCGGCGGAAAGGCGAGATTAAGAAAATATTCCAGAGAGCAAAGGAGAAAAAGGCACGATGA
- a CDS encoding dihydropteroate synthase, whose translation MIMIGERINGMFKDIGKAVREHDPKPLQEWAVKQKEGGAHYLDVNTGPNSEDQTVDLPWMIKVVREVSDLPLAIDTTDYNAMEAALIEYGKPGAVINSIGCEQEKIDRVFPMAAKYQADVVCLCISKSGIPKSADERVALAMEFVANAEAYGLQPDNLFIDPIILPVNVAQEHASEALETIRQIKLLSNPAPLTTIGLSNVSQKTPHRPLLNRTFAVMAMAVGLDSAILDVNDDLLVDAIASARIILNKDIYCDSYPKVFRQR comes from the coding sequence ATGATTATGATTGGCGAAAGAATTAACGGTATGTTTAAGGACATCGGTAAGGCGGTTCGGGAGCATGATCCCAAGCCTCTGCAAGAATGGGCTGTTAAACAAAAAGAAGGCGGCGCTCACTATCTTGATGTGAACACCGGCCCTAACTCTGAGGACCAAACAGTAGATCTTCCCTGGATGATTAAAGTTGTTAGGGAAGTTAGCGACCTGCCTCTCGCTATCGATACTACTGACTATAACGCTATGGAAGCGGCTCTAATCGAATACGGCAAACCCGGCGCAGTTATCAACTCTATTGGTTGCGAACAAGAAAAAATTGACCGGGTTTTCCCGATGGCCGCTAAATACCAGGCTGACGTTGTTTGCCTTTGCATCAGCAAATCCGGTATTCCCAAGAGTGCCGACGAGCGCGTAGCTTTAGCTATGGAATTCGTTGCCAATGCTGAAGCTTATGGTCTTCAGCCTGACAACCTCTTTATTGACCCAATCATCCTGCCGGTTAACGTAGCCCAGGAGCATGCGTCCGAAGCTTTGGAAACCATCCGCCAAATTAAACTCTTGTCCAATCCGGCGCCGCTGACAACCATCGGTCTTTCCAACGTTTCCCAAAAGACTCCCCATCGCCCGCTCCTCAACCGCACCTTTGCCGTTATGGCTATGGCTGTTGGTCTTGATTCCGCCATCCTTGACGTTAATGATGATCTGCTCGTCGACGCTATTGCGTCTGCCCGCATAATCCTCAACAAGGATATCTATTGCGACTCCTACCCGAAGGTGTTCAGACAGCGGTAA
- a CDS encoding acetyl-CoA decarbonylase/synthase complex subunit delta, with product MATNILKEKYSSKINTVTIGATKEQGGTRTSTVTVGGDASAPFLHYEGEIPLKPVAALEIQDIAPTDWDPILQKVYAEVSGDPVTWAKKAVEFGADLIYLKLAGSHPDNGDKSPEECAKIVKDVLAAVGVPLIVVGSGVEEKDNAVWPVVAEAAAGENLVIGSAQQEKYKSLAAACMVYKHKLLALSPLDINICKQLNILITEMGLPAESILIDPSTAALGYGIEYTYSILERGRLGALQGDKMLAMPVLLQIGYEAWRSKEAIAPEEDFPNWGNQEERAILWEAVTAAGLLQGGANIAVLRHPESLRLLKKNSEELMVKPEL from the coding sequence ATGGCAACAAATATTTTGAAAGAAAAATATTCCAGCAAGATCAACACTGTTACCATTGGTGCTACCAAAGAACAAGGAGGTACTCGTACCAGCACAGTAACTGTCGGCGGTGACGCGTCAGCTCCTTTTCTTCATTATGAAGGCGAGATTCCTTTAAAGCCGGTTGCTGCTCTCGAAATCCAGGATATTGCTCCTACCGACTGGGATCCTATCCTGCAAAAGGTTTACGCAGAAGTTTCCGGTGACCCGGTAACTTGGGCTAAAAAAGCCGTAGAATTCGGCGCTGATCTGATTTACCTGAAACTTGCCGGCTCTCATCCTGATAATGGTGACAAGAGCCCGGAAGAGTGTGCCAAAATTGTTAAGGATGTATTGGCTGCCGTCGGTGTGCCCCTGATCGTCGTTGGCTCTGGCGTTGAGGAAAAAGACAATGCGGTTTGGCCGGTTGTTGCTGAAGCCGCCGCTGGTGAAAACCTGGTTATCGGCTCTGCTCAGCAGGAAAAATACAAGTCGCTTGCTGCTGCCTGCATGGTTTATAAGCACAAGCTTCTGGCTCTCAGCCCCCTGGATATCAACATTTGTAAACAGCTTAACATCCTGATCACCGAAATGGGTCTTCCCGCCGAAAGCATTCTTATTGATCCCAGTACCGCCGCTCTCGGTTATGGCATTGAGTATACTTACTCCATCCTCGAACGTGGCCGTCTGGGCGCTCTCCAAGGCGACAAAATGCTGGCTATGCCTGTTCTTTTACAAATTGGCTATGAAGCATGGCGGTCCAAGGAAGCCATTGCTCCGGAAGAAGACTTTCCCAATTGGGGTAACCAGGAAGAGCGTGCTATACTTTGGGAAGCTGTGACTGCTGCCGGTCTTTTACAGGGCGGCGCGAATATCGCGGTTTTACGCCATCCTGAATCGCTGCGTCTCCTCAAGAAGAATAGTGAAGAATTAATGGTTAAACCTGAACTCTAA
- a CDS encoding ATP-binding protein encodes MAKQIAVAGKGGSGKTTFAALLIRYLVKNNKGSILAVDADANANLNEALGMEVTQTISELISSTKDPRAIPVGMTQETYIEFKLQASLAESDYVDMLVMGGPEGPGCYCFPNNLLRGYMEKLGKNYGYVVMDNEAGLEHISRRVTQDIDYMFVVSDTSARGIRSAGRVRQLVDSIKSDVKNIYLVLTKTQNDEDVAALKSEIDKTGLTLIGVIPYDPLVAKFDLLSQPLYDLPEQSAAVQAVNAICKEIQI; translated from the coding sequence ATGGCAAAACAAATCGCTGTGGCAGGAAAAGGCGGCTCGGGGAAAACCACTTTTGCTGCGTTATTAATTCGTTACCTCGTCAAAAACAATAAAGGTTCCATCTTGGCTGTTGACGCTGATGCCAATGCGAATTTGAACGAGGCTTTAGGTATGGAGGTTACTCAGACTATCTCCGAATTGATAAGCAGTACCAAGGACCCGCGAGCTATCCCTGTCGGCATGACGCAGGAGACGTATATTGAGTTTAAACTCCAGGCTTCTCTCGCCGAATCAGATTATGTTGATATGCTGGTGATGGGTGGACCCGAAGGACCGGGCTGTTACTGTTTTCCCAATAATCTGTTGCGCGGATACATGGAAAAACTGGGGAAAAACTACGGCTATGTAGTCATGGACAATGAGGCCGGACTGGAGCATATCAGCCGGCGTGTGACGCAAGACATTGACTATATGTTCGTGGTTAGTGATACCTCGGCCCGGGGTATCCGTTCCGCCGGCCGCGTTCGCCAGTTGGTGGATTCCATAAAATCCGATGTCAAAAACATTTATCTGGTTTTGACTAAAACTCAGAATGATGAGGATGTTGCCGCCTTAAAGAGCGAAATTGATAAGACCGGTCTGACCCTCATCGGTGTGATACCTTATGATCCCCTGGTCGCCAAATTTGACCTCTTAAGTCAGCCGCTGTACGATTTACCCGAGCAGTCGGCTGCTGTTCAGGCGGTTAACGCCATCTGCAAAGAAATACAAATCTAA
- a CDS encoding ASKHA domain-containing protein — MDTRSVTFLPAGVKVAVEPGIDLLTAAGKANIEIKAPCGGDGTCGKCAVIIKSGKAKARRESYLATRLAEKGLNLACQSLVEDEDLVVEIPKISAMGKHQVLVENVALGEGVSDALREYLLNVWQLKDLFKQKHEDPLHGYPLNPLCRWVQLTMPAASLQDNRDDLSRLVLSLRKETKCTDINIPLSLLRKLGDTIRVENFKISILLSEVGGKAEVIAIEPGHRHQPLYGIAVDIGTTTVVAYLLDLRKGTIVDTAGTHNRQARFGDDVISRIVYAVDEPDGMKDVHQSIIDTINTLIQDLLVKQRKINEADIRVMMTAGNTTMAHLFLGINPQYIRLEPYIPTANFFPVVKAQELGIRVHPDAPVFCFPAVASYVGGDIVSGTLFTAMGKADAQVSLLIDIGTNGEMVLGAGDWLVTCSCSAGPAFEGSGITFGMRAMHGAIEHMQINPETYEVSYATINNGRPLGICGTGLIDGLAKLRRTGIIDRAGKFQTHLPTPRMRIGEVGPEFVLVWAADTEIDRDIVISEADVKNLLRAKGAVFAGIRTLLNVVGFEFGSIETVYVAGGFGNYLNIPDAIAIGLLPDLPVEKYKFIGNSSAKGACMALLSAEAWAEAQDVAGKMTYIELSVGNMFMDEFISSLFIPHTDLTLFPNVDL; from the coding sequence ATGGATACACGTTCCGTAACATTTCTTCCCGCAGGAGTTAAAGTAGCAGTTGAACCAGGTATCGATCTGTTGACGGCCGCGGGCAAGGCCAATATTGAAATTAAAGCACCTTGCGGCGGTGACGGCACTTGCGGAAAATGTGCTGTTATCATAAAAAGCGGTAAGGCGAAAGCGCGGCGCGAAAGTTATTTGGCGACGCGTTTAGCGGAAAAAGGGCTGAATTTGGCTTGCCAAAGTCTGGTTGAGGACGAGGATCTGGTTGTTGAAATCCCTAAGATATCAGCCATGGGCAAACATCAAGTGCTGGTTGAGAATGTTGCGCTGGGGGAGGGTGTTTCGGATGCCTTGCGGGAGTACCTGCTAAACGTTTGGCAATTGAAAGATCTCTTTAAGCAAAAGCACGAAGATCCCTTACACGGGTATCCGCTTAACCCGCTATGTCGTTGGGTACAATTGACAATGCCTGCTGCCAGTCTCCAAGACAATCGGGATGACCTGAGCCGACTTGTTTTGTCCCTGCGGAAAGAAACCAAGTGTACGGATATAAATATCCCGCTTTCTCTCCTGCGCAAATTGGGTGATACTATAAGGGTAGAAAACTTTAAAATATCTATATTGCTGTCTGAGGTTGGTGGCAAAGCTGAAGTCATTGCAATTGAACCCGGCCACCGTCATCAGCCTCTGTACGGCATCGCAGTCGATATTGGGACTACCACTGTAGTAGCGTATCTGTTGGACCTCCGTAAAGGTACTATTGTTGATACCGCAGGTACTCACAATCGTCAGGCTCGCTTCGGTGATGATGTAATCAGCCGTATTGTTTATGCTGTTGACGAACCCGACGGCATGAAGGATGTTCACCAGAGTATTATTGACACCATTAATACATTAATTCAGGATTTGTTAGTTAAGCAGCGCAAGATTAACGAAGCCGATATCCGGGTAATGATGACTGCCGGCAACACCACTATGGCGCATCTGTTTTTGGGAATCAATCCCCAATATATCCGCTTGGAGCCCTATATTCCAACCGCGAACTTTTTCCCGGTTGTTAAGGCGCAGGAACTGGGAATCAGGGTTCACCCCGACGCGCCGGTATTCTGTTTCCCGGCAGTGGCCAGTTACGTGGGTGGGGATATTGTTTCCGGCACTCTCTTCACCGCCATGGGGAAAGCAGATGCGCAGGTATCCTTACTGATTGATATCGGTACAAATGGTGAGATGGTACTGGGAGCAGGTGATTGGCTGGTCACATGTTCTTGCTCGGCCGGCCCCGCATTTGAGGGTTCAGGGATTACTTTTGGCATGCGGGCCATGCACGGTGCCATTGAGCATATGCAAATTAACCCGGAAACGTACGAAGTATCTTACGCGACCATCAATAACGGCAGACCGCTGGGAATATGCGGCACAGGATTAATTGACGGTTTGGCTAAACTGCGCCGAACCGGAATTATTGACCGGGCCGGAAAATTTCAGACGCACCTGCCGACCCCGCGCATGAGGATTGGCGAGGTCGGGCCTGAGTTCGTTCTGGTTTGGGCCGCCGATACCGAGATTGACCGGGATATTGTAATCAGCGAAGCCGATGTGAAGAATTTGCTTAGAGCCAAGGGTGCCGTATTTGCCGGCATTCGAACCTTGCTTAACGTAGTCGGGTTTGAATTTGGTTCTATTGAAACTGTCTACGTGGCCGGCGGTTTCGGCAACTACCTTAATATACCTGATGCTATCGCCATCGGATTATTGCCTGATTTGCCGGTGGAAAAATACAAGTTCATCGGCAACAGTTCAGCCAAAGGGGCCTGTATGGCGCTGCTGTCGGCTGAGGCTTGGGCTGAGGCTCAGGATGTGGCGGGTAAGATGACTTATATTGAATTGTCAGTGGGCAATATGTTTATGGATGAATTTATCTCATCACTGTTTATTCCACACACTGATTTGACCTTATTTCCCAATGTCGATCTCTAG
- the acsC gene encoding acetyl-CoA decarbonylase/synthase complex subunit gamma, whose amino-acid sequence MALTGLDIFKQLPKTNCKDCGSPTCLAFAMALANGKASLDQCPHVSEAAKENLGAASAPPVRTVKVGVGEQEIVMGDETVLFRHDKTFYHETAVAVQVSDTLSGAELDAKIEKINGLVLERVGQKVAINLVAITNCSGNAATFKAAVEAVAAKAQFALLLVSEDVAALEAALPAVAAKKPLIYAATAENWEKVVALAKANNVPVVVKGNGLDDTAALVEKVAAQYKELVIDFGSRQQAKTLAEHVNARRLAIKKKFRPFGYPMLAWTSATDPKEEILEATTYVAKYASIVVVKADEKHHLLPLFAWRMNIYTDPQKPMAVKATIYEIGEVTPDSPVYICTNFALTYFAVEGEVSASKIPGYIVAVDTDGASVLTAWAAGKFVAEPIYEFVKDCGVLDKVNHNSIVIPGHVAIISGKLKEKSGYDVIVGPQEAAGIPAFAKARYPQLMK is encoded by the coding sequence ATGGCATTAACAGGTTTGGATATTTTCAAACAACTGCCCAAAACAAACTGTAAAGACTGTGGATCACCCACCTGCCTGGCTTTCGCTATGGCGTTAGCTAACGGAAAAGCTTCTCTTGATCAGTGCCCGCACGTATCCGAGGCGGCAAAAGAAAATTTGGGTGCTGCTTCCGCACCGCCTGTGCGTACTGTTAAAGTTGGCGTAGGCGAGCAGGAAATCGTAATGGGTGATGAAACTGTTTTATTCCGTCACGACAAAACCTTCTATCATGAAACTGCCGTTGCTGTCCAAGTATCAGATACCCTGTCTGGCGCCGAACTGGACGCCAAGATTGAAAAAATCAACGGTCTGGTCTTGGAACGGGTTGGTCAGAAAGTTGCTATCAACCTCGTTGCTATTACCAATTGTTCCGGTAACGCCGCTACCTTCAAAGCTGCTGTTGAAGCAGTCGCCGCTAAAGCTCAATTCGCGCTGCTGCTGGTAAGCGAAGATGTGGCTGCTCTCGAAGCCGCTCTGCCGGCAGTTGCTGCCAAAAAGCCGCTTATCTATGCCGCTACTGCTGAAAACTGGGAAAAAGTCGTAGCTCTGGCTAAAGCTAATAACGTCCCTGTAGTAGTTAAAGGCAATGGCCTTGATGACACTGCCGCTTTAGTTGAAAAAGTTGCTGCTCAATACAAAGAACTGGTGATCGACTTCGGCAGCCGTCAACAAGCTAAAACCCTGGCTGAACATGTTAATGCCCGTCGTTTGGCCATCAAGAAAAAATTCCGTCCCTTCGGTTATCCGATGCTCGCTTGGACTAGCGCTACCGATCCCAAAGAAGAAATTCTGGAAGCTACCACTTATGTTGCTAAATATGCCAGCATAGTTGTTGTAAAGGCTGATGAAAAACATCACCTTCTCCCGCTGTTTGCCTGGAGAATGAACATCTACACCGACCCGCAAAAACCGATGGCTGTTAAAGCTACAATCTATGAAATCGGTGAAGTTACTCCTGATTCCCCTGTATATATTTGCACTAACTTTGCGCTTACCTACTTCGCTGTTGAAGGTGAAGTTTCCGCCAGCAAGATCCCCGGCTATATCGTGGCTGTTGATACTGACGGCGCTTCCGTTCTTACCGCTTGGGCTGCCGGCAAATTCGTTGCCGAGCCGATTTATGAATTCGTTAAGGACTGCGGCGTTCTTGATAAAGTTAATCATAACTCCATCGTTATCCCGGGTCATGTTGCAATCATCAGCGGCAAACTGAAAGAAAAATCCGGTTATGACGTAATTGTCGGACCGCAAGAAGCCGCTGGTATCCCGGCATTCGCTAAAGCCCGTTATCCCCAACTTATGAAATAG
- the acsB gene encoding acetyl-CoA decarbonylase/synthase complex subunit alpha/beta yields MSIELFKGAYEGAVTATSYAEILLAKAIKEYGPDRPVKYPDTAYRLPVITSLSGEEVNKIGDLAPILNRIRTTNIKEELTFENAKLNGEATLYAAEVIEALRYVREEKPDKYPYTGFLTDPILRKFGVPLVDFTIPGVAVILGKGKDSKSVAKMVKDLQSKGIMLMLANEVIEQLIEEDAKVGVDFITFPLGNFTQVIHAVNFAFRAGLAFGGIPAGQREKALDYQARRVRAFVIQLGPNDIVKTAAEFGAIFMGFPVVTDQPLTEEIPDWYQYEPDYEKIPKLGLELRGIKLKIVDIPVPITIGPAFEGETIRKKDAHVEFGGGRSTSFELVRMVDAEELEDGKIEVIGPEIDEMPEGSIYPLGMMVDIFGRKMQEDFEGVLERRVHYNINYGEGLWHVAQRDMCWVRISKGAKAAGFKIRDFGEILIAKYKSDYPAIVDRVQVTLITDQAVIEEKIKIARERYKARDLRLKGLTDESVDVFYSCLLCQSFAPNHVCIVSPERVGLCGAVSWLDAKASNEITPTGPNQPIPKGECLDEVKGMWASMNEFVYNGSNRTIEEVNLYTLMDRPMTSCGCFEAIMAILPLCNGVMITTREHSGDTPCGMTFSTLAGTCGGGTQTPGFMGIGRRYLISSKFIPADGGLGRVVWMPKELKEHLGQELVEAAVAAGLGEDFVSKIADETVGITEEEILPFLEEKQHPALTMDPLM; encoded by the coding sequence ATGTCTATCGAGCTTTTCAAAGGCGCCTATGAAGGCGCCGTCACCGCCACCAGTTATGCGGAAATTCTTCTGGCCAAAGCCATTAAAGAATATGGCCCTGACCGCCCGGTTAAATATCCCGACACCGCTTACCGGCTGCCGGTAATCACATCCCTGAGCGGTGAGGAAGTAAATAAAATCGGTGACCTTGCCCCGATACTCAACCGAATCCGTACCACCAACATTAAAGAAGAACTTACTTTTGAAAATGCCAAACTCAACGGCGAAGCCACCCTCTATGCTGCGGAAGTCATTGAAGCCTTGCGCTATGTGAGGGAAGAGAAGCCTGATAAATATCCGTACACCGGCTTTCTGACCGACCCCATTCTTCGTAAGTTCGGCGTGCCGTTGGTTGACTTCACCATTCCCGGCGTTGCCGTTATCCTCGGTAAAGGCAAAGACAGCAAGTCTGTCGCCAAAATGGTAAAAGATCTCCAATCCAAAGGCATTATGCTCATGCTGGCTAACGAAGTCATTGAACAATTAATCGAAGAAGACGCAAAAGTCGGCGTTGACTTCATCACCTTCCCGCTGGGCAACTTTACCCAAGTTATTCACGCCGTTAACTTCGCTTTCCGCGCCGGTCTGGCTTTCGGCGGTATCCCTGCCGGTCAGCGCGAAAAAGCTTTGGACTACCAGGCTCGCCGCGTAAGAGCGTTCGTAATCCAGCTCGGGCCTAACGATATTGTTAAAACCGCAGCTGAATTCGGCGCAATTTTCATGGGCTTCCCGGTTGTTACCGACCAGCCTCTTACCGAAGAAATTCCTGACTGGTATCAATACGAGCCGGATTATGAAAAAATTCCCAAGCTTGGTTTGGAACTGCGCGGCATTAAACTCAAAATCGTTGATATTCCCGTACCCATTACCATCGGTCCTGCTTTCGAAGGCGAGACCATCCGCAAAAAAGACGCTCACGTTGAATTCGGCGGCGGCCGTTCCACCAGTTTCGAACTTGTCCGCATGGTGGACGCCGAAGAGTTGGAAGACGGCAAAATCGAAGTTATTGGGCCGGAAATCGACGAGATGCCGGAAGGCAGCATCTACCCGCTGGGTATGATGGTTGACATCTTCGGCCGTAAGATGCAGGAAGACTTCGAAGGCGTGCTTGAGCGCCGCGTTCACTACAACATTAACTATGGCGAAGGTTTATGGCACGTCGCCCAGCGGGATATGTGCTGGGTGCGTATCAGCAAGGGCGCCAAGGCTGCCGGCTTTAAGATCAGAGACTTCGGTGAAATTCTTATTGCCAAGTATAAATCCGATTATCCGGCCATCGTTGACCGGGTGCAAGTTACTCTTATTACCGACCAAGCTGTTATTGAGGAAAAAATCAAAATTGCCCGCGAAAGATACAAGGCCCGCGATCTTCGTCTCAAAGGCCTCACTGACGAATCTGTTGACGTGTTCTACTCTTGCTTACTCTGCCAGTCCTTCGCTCCCAACCACGTTTGTATCGTATCCCCTGAGCGCGTAGGTCTGTGCGGCGCCGTATCCTGGCTTGACGCCAAAGCGTCCAATGAAATCACGCCGACCGGTCCAAACCAGCCAATCCCTAAAGGGGAATGCCTTGACGAAGTTAAGGGTATGTGGGCGAGCATGAATGAATTCGTATACAACGGTTCTAACCGTACCATCGAGGAAGTAAATCTCTATACCCTAATGGACCGCCCCATGACTTCCTGCGGATGCTTCGAAGCCATTATGGCGATACTACCCTTGTGTAACGGCGTTATGATAACCACCCGGGAACATTCCGGCGATACTCCCTGCGGTATGACCTTCTCAACTCTGGCCGGCACCTGTGGTGGCGGCACGCAAACTCCCGGTTTCATGGGCATTGGCCGCCGTTATCTCATCAGCTCCAAGTTTATTCCTGCTGACGGTGGCCTTGGCCGTGTCGTCTGGATGCCAAAAGAGCTGAAAGAGCACTTAGGTCAGGAACTGGTCGAAGCGGCTGTAGCGGCTGGCTTGGGTGAAGATTTCGTCAGCAAAATCGCTGACGAAACGGTTGGTATTACTGAGGAAGAAATTCTGCCGTTCCTGGAAGAAAAACAACATCCGGCCCTTACAATGGATCCGTTGATGTAA